From Nostoc punctiforme PCC 73102:
AGCGGTAATTAAGCATTATCAAACAGAATTCAGGAGCCAGGAGCCAGAATGGGCTAAACGCCCCGCTATCGTTAACAGAATTAAATTCTGAACTTCATAGTGGATGAATAAACGGCGTTTTTGTACCCCCACAAAACAAGAGAATTTGGTAGTGCAACAAAACAGTTGCGGGTCTGAATCCCCAATTTAATTGCATTCTGACTCCTGAATTCTGACTTCTAAATTCTTCTTCAAAAAGGCGATTCAGTCTTGAGTCGCCACTAGATAAATTAGCAGCAAAGTCAATGAAAATCGGTACTGTCTCAGTTAGTTATTCGAGAAAATTTAACTTGGGCAACTACGAATCAATCGAATTAGGTTGTTCTTTATGGGCGCAAGTGGAAGATGAAGAAGATGCTTCAGGCGTAGTTCAATTCCTGTACCATCAAGCTAAATCAGCAGTCAAAGAGGCTGCAATGCCCGTGATTAAAGCGAACGAATTCCAGATTAGTAAAGCTAAATCTCAAAAGAAAGTGACAAATGATGATGGGACTGTGGAGGATTTATGAAACAACTAACAGGTTTTATTCCCATTGCTGCATTACCTGAATCTACTGCTGCTTCTGCTAAAAAACAGCTAATAGAAACAATTGAATGGCTCGACAAAGAGGGTGCTGCTACTGAAACCAACCTCAAACTCTTGACTGCAATTGTCGAGTCTATCCTTTGTTCTGAAGAATTATACACCAGATTTTTACAATGTGGCTTTGATGCAGCTATTGAGTTTTTCGATACCAATTCTCAGAACTGGGAGTTTGAAGAGTCAACGTCATCACCTTATAATCCCAGGAATTGGGATGAGTACAAGCAGCTACAAAAGCTACCACCATCACTGACTAACAAAGAAAATGGATCTTGAAATACAGCCCTAGTTGACCTGATCTAGTACAGGGATCGTATCAAAATTATTCTTGGTTCTTAGATTCGCCCTGATGTAATTGTTGTACCACTTCTACTGATAAGCCAGTAGACCGAGCTATTACATCAACACTGATACCCTCAGCTAATAAGTTGATAGCAATTTTACGGGCTTTTTCATCACTACCTTCTGTCTTGATTGATTGATAAACCACTGACTCCTGCATAATGTCTTTCCTGAATAAACGTCCAATGACTTCTTGTTCTAATACTAACCCAGCCAGAATTGCACAAGCGGCAGCAATATTACTTTGTGTCCGCCGTTCAGGAATTTTGTCAATAGTTTCGGCTGCAAGTTCTAATGTACCAACCTTGTCATTAGTTGCACTCAAAACCGCAAAAGGCAGTAATCCTGGTGCTGTCAAAAATACCTCTGGCGGTTGCTCCCATAAGCGAATCACTGAAAATTCATGTCGCAAACTTTCAGTAGTGAACGTGGTTTGATACACCTTCTCTGATTCAGTTTTGGCTAAGTAAATCACCACTTGGTGCATTCGTTTATTAGGAAAACGGCGATACACCCTCAAACGATAATCAGCCATTCTAAAAGGCATATCGTCATCGGGTTTAGTTTGAAATTCAATATGAAGAACAACTTCATCTGATTGCAGCAATATTAAGGCATCAGCACGAATCGGTTCTAAAGACAATTCTGTAGGACTTAATTTGGTTAAAGTAATCGGTTCTCCTAATAGCCAAGTAGCAAAATCAGGAGAATACATCTCAGCGATAAATTTGCAGGTGTTATCAAACATAAACCAAGTTTATCAAATAATAAGCCAATTTTAGTATTACGACTCTCAAAATAAGTGAACGCACAGTCACTTGGGAAATATGCCGCATTGTTTGAGTGAGTTCATGGGTTGTGCCGAACCGCTAGTTGATCCAGATTAAATCAACAAACCTATATCACAGAACTGTACACAGTGAATTACAAACTAGAGGAAATAAACAGATGAATCTTTGGTCAAGAATAGATTTAATTGCATTAACAAACGAACGCTTTTTAAGAGAGTATTACGATTTTATTTCTGATTACGATGACGGATGGATGATTAAGTTCTTCTATCTGATTAAAGTAAATGTTGCTCTCTGGTTTGGATGGGAGTCACAGCCGGAATATGACGGTTGGCATTGGGGACTGGGGTATTTTGAAGAAGAATACCGATAAGACTGGAATGCCCCAATAGGAGCTTGTGATTGGCAAGAAATCTGTACTCCCGTCAGTTTTCTCAAATGGCAATATGGTATCGGTGAAAACTCGAATTACTAATCGATAATCGGCTATTCAGCCAAGGATTAAAAATGGCTAACCTTCCACCAATTAATTCAGTTGTCAAAGTCATCAAAACAGTTGTAGAAAAAGACACCAGGTTAGGGCAAACAGGTACAGTAATCCAGTATTCAGGACACGGCATGGTTTGTATTCATTTCTCAGATATGCCGCCTGGTGAAGGAATTTTTTTCAATCCACATCATTTACAAATCATAGAGTCATAGTCAAGATTATGCCGAGAAAATCCACTTACCCCAGCACTAGCGACCAATCACACCAATGCTTACAATACCTTCAACGCTGTGGAGGTAGCACACGGTTGTGCAGTATTAACTTCAGTCTGGGGGTGATTCAAACATTGGTAAATCAAAAGTTGGTAAAGATTAAAAATACTGGTGCGGGATTTTTTGTTGAATTGGAGGATGCTAAATGAAAACACAGAAAGCGGCTTATCAATCATCTTTGCCTTCAAACACTCGTAATAAATTAGTTTTTCGTCGGACTCGAAAAAGATTCAACCCCAGGATTTTTATTGAGCGCACCATAGAAACAACTGCAATTATCTCTCTGCTCTTGACTGGATTTTCGGGAGTTGGAGCAATGGGGTGCTGGGGAATGGAGATTATAGAGACGAATGCTGACTCCAACATTATCATCTCTGGTTGGGAGCAGCAAAAAAATATCTGCCTGGGTGCAATACTGGTCAGTTTTTCCGCTTTCTTAGGGAGTTCTTTAGCCGGAGCAAGCCTCAGCATTCAACGAGATAAATTTTAGGTAAGTTAAAGGCAATGGAAGAGTACAAAACCAAACATGGCGGCTACAAAATCGAGACAACTGAGTTATCAGATGGTGCTGTGGATGTTCATGTTGGGAAGCAGGGCTTTTTTTAAACAACTTGGGCATCACCTTCAACTCAAACTTTTGACAATCATACACAAGCTGTTAGTCATGCCAAAAATGCTATTGATAACGGCGAAATCGATTCTGTTTTTATTAGTTGAAATGCACGAACCACCGAAAAGGAAAAGATGAACACAAAGCAATTGATTCTTAAATCTGCCATTACCACTTTCGCACTTTCGACTGTTTTAAGCGGCACTGTATTTTTCTTGCAAACAAAAGCAAATCAGCCCAATCTAGACGCTAGACTGGCTTTCTGTTTCAGCATGATGGGAACTGGATTGACCATGTTTATTGGTAGTCGGATTGAGGCAGCGCAATTTGAAGAATCATTAAAACCCAGACCTGTACCTCCTCCGTGTCGAGGTTGCAGGCATTTCCACGGGGTTATCTACAATGGTGTGTTTCTCAATTGCACTGTTCATCCCAAAGGCTGCTTCGGTGACAAATGCCCCGATTGGCAAACATTTAAAAAATCTTTAGAGGAGTAAGAAAATGACATTAACTCTAGATAATCGCTCTCAAAAAAAAGAATCGTCCTTAACACGAGCATTACGGCAGATACAACAGCTAAACTCCAAGATTCAGGAGTTGGAGCAGCAGCATCAAGATTATGTGCATCAGCAACAGAATTTAATTCCAGCTATCGCTGAGATTTGTATTTCTCCAATGCAGGAAATACAGGCGCTGCGGATTCTCATATATCGGGGAGAGGAGGAGTGTCGGCGGTACTTGCGCTCGGTGGTGGTAAAGCGAAGGAAGATTTTGTAGAGATCAGGCACTCAATGATTCCGGTTCTGTACGTGATATTTCCAAAACCCGACGTAACCAATATGAAGTTTCAAGAGAAGCAGATTGCTTTTTTTGGGCATCAGACCAGATGCCGTCCCAATCAAACAGCCAATTAGTCAGCAAACGAACTAAGTCAACTAACTCACAGGCTCGGTCAATGTCATCTGCTTTTAGCATGTCGGGTACAGTCCACTCAATAAAGTACCGACTTTCTTTTACCAGAGTCAGTATCAATTCCTGCGACGAGCCTTGAGTCCACAAAACTGAATTTGCTCAAGGTGTACAGCTAGATGATGCAAACGGATAGGCACATCATCTTGTATAAAAATTTGTTGTTTCGGTGTCAATTCGATTATAAATTACCCAGTGGCGAGATTACCTAATAGCAAATTCAAATCATAACCTCTATCAAGCAAAGGCATTCTAATTATGAAACCTAATCAAGTACAAGTAATTACTGTAAGTCTCACTGGCACATTAGCGGCCATATCTATCGGGTATTTAGGAGTGCAATTTTTTGGCAAGAATGCAATGTACATGATTGCGACAGGAATGTTAGGGCTGGGTACTGGGGGAGCTATTGGTCAGATTTTAGTAGAGAAAAGGCAGCAGCGAGTAGTACAAACACAGTTAAAACAACAATAGGAGCAATCGTATGGAAACTTCAAAAGTTGTTATATCATCTTGTACAAAACTTTGTTGTTTAGAAACAAAATCATCCATTTTTTTGAAAATATAAATTATGCTGAGATTTTTTCGCCAACAGCTTGATGTATAATCTGTTTCTTTAACGAATCTGCTGCAACTGCTGCAATAGTTTCCCAATCTTCTTGTTTTAATAACAATCCAAGCAGTTCCCGTAGTATTTCTCGATTAGAAATGAATTCTTCACCATAAAGCTCATCATTTTCCAGAATAGCAAGTATGTATTCTCTTACCTCTGGTGTCGGCAGTCTAAACTTTTCAAGTATTCTCTCTTTTGCTGTTTTTACAGCAATTTTCGTAGCTGTACCTAAATTCCAATTATTTAGCAGCAATCGCACTTCTCTATTTAGAGAAATACGCAACGTTGTGAAGCGTCCCCAAAGTTCTAGATTGCCCATTAAGGAACCAAATGCTGACCCCCAATCTAATCCAGCCCCAATGTTGCCACCAATTTTATCCTCAGCTTCAACACTTTTTCTTAAAGATTCTTCATCAAATAATTGGCTCATTTAGCTTTACTACCTCATACAGGAGAACGAAAAACTCCATACTCAAAGTAAACTAGATCGTCGTA
This genomic window contains:
- a CDS encoding Rpn family recombination-promoting nuclease/putative transposase, coding for MFDNTCKFIAEMYSPDFATWLLGEPITLTKLSPTELSLEPIRADALILLQSDEVVLHIEFQTKPDDDMPFRMADYRLRVYRRFPNKRMHQVVIYLAKTESEKVYQTTFTTESLRHEFSVIRLWEQPPEVFLTAPGLLPFAVLSATNDKVGTLELAAETIDKIPERRTQSNIAAACAILAGLVLEQEVIGRLFRKDIMQESVVYQSIKTEGSDEKARKIAINLLAEGISVDVIARSTGLSVEVVQQLHQGESKNQE